Proteins encoded together in one Asterias rubens chromosome 4, eAstRub1.3, whole genome shotgun sequence window:
- the LOC117289523 gene encoding chromosome transmission fidelity protein 8 homolog has product MVQLVVKVAESEGSIPEWMLLEMQGHLESPGEEQLAGNFIGDLHFNKKGIPIIIIGHHILYGKVANLDKPYIVLIKNSKSTTSDPSVSDSGDLNDSVAMDTDNPKDEDSDGIYYKVSAAIKRKIVFKTRPKPIITYVPKK; this is encoded by the exons ATGGTTCAACTGGTCGTGAAAGT agCTGAATCAGAGGGCAGCATTCCAGAATGGATGTTACTCGAGATGCAAGGGCATCTGGAATCCCCAGGTGAGGAACAACTCGCAGGAAACTTCATCGGTGATCTTCATTTCAACAAGAAG GGAATTCCAATTATTATCATTGGACATCACATTTTATACGGCAAAGTGGCAAACCTGGATAAGCCCTACATTGTCCTCATCAAAAACAGTAAATCCACAACAAGTGACCCTTCCGTCTCGGACTCTGGAGACCTTAATGACTCTGTTGCCATGGATACGGACAATCCCAAGGATGAGGACTCTGACGGGATTTATTACAAAGTGTCTGCGGCCATCAAGAGGAAGATTGTGTTTAAGACCCGACCCAAGCCAATCATCACGTACGTCCCAAAGAAATGA